The Chanos chanos chromosome 3, fChaCha1.1, whole genome shotgun sequence genome segment GTCCTGCTTAACACAAAGCTGACTGAGTTTATTTCTCTGGCTAAAACACAGGTAGCTCTCAAACACTCAGCAGTGCACAAATGTCAAACAACTACAGGCACACATATTTAACAAAGCACAGCGGTAGCTTTGTAACAGTGAGGCCACAGTGTAAATGCACTGCCCAAATGCTAACGGAGCTCACGTTCTTTAAAAGGTGCCAAAGCATCGATAGTCACTGCACTGATTCACGAACAAATCACAGCTCTCCAATAAAGAACTGTCCACTGTCAAGTGAATAAATATCTAATCCAAACAAAATATGTTAATCATTCCTGACTCAAGGGCAGTTATTACTCACCAAGGGAGAcagaaatttttaaaaagccatAGGAGTAATTATGGCTGTGTCTGACAGAGCACCATGCAGACAGGCTCTAAGGCCTTAGACATACCTGTGGTCTTGAGGTCCATTTGAGCCATGTCTTTGGTTAGTTCACACGTCCCAGCTGCAGCTTCATCCCCTTTAATGTCAGGCACCGCGTTCCTCCGACCCGTCCGATCGCAGTTAATAAACTCAGAGTACGATGACTCGACATCCATCATCTGCCCATGACCTGTGCTCTCATTACacctgacagaaagagagagagagagaaacagagagagacagaagcagagaaagacagagaaaactctGATTTGTATTCATACAGCCTAAATCCACTCTTATAGAATATTATGTTGATTGTGTGTCAACCATACTGGAGCCAAGACTGGCATGTCTGAGTGACAGACTGACTGGCGATCAGTTGAATTAGATTAAGTGTGTTGCTGAAAGAACAGTCTATGGCTACAGACCTGATGGcataaaatgacagtgaaacGCCATTTCAGCAAAGCAGAGAACAGAATCATATTAGATCGCACTGGATCATATCTGAGCTGAAGTGGATGATTATGTGAGGTCGTCCTTGTCATGTTGtcatattaatattaatgtacTGCTGACTCATATGGAACATGATCTGTATGCAAATAGAATTCATGTCAACT includes the following:
- the pkig gene encoding cAMP-dependent protein kinase inhibitor gamma; this encodes MMDVESSYSEFINCDRTGRRNAVPDIKGDEAAAGTCELTKDMAQMDLKTTEEGPSTSPPPEAEASGSQDTQGKEGPS